A part of Bacillus thuringiensis genomic DNA contains:
- the ecsB gene encoding ABC transporter permease EcsB yields the protein MNSTALWKERFRHFLQEVRTYSKYVFNDHLKFIFVFIIGAGAYYYQQWLQTLTPLFPTGLVMAVLLGLVLTAGSIQTLLKEADLVYLLPVEEKLKPYFTKAFLFTFMIQLYIIAIVAAALAPLYFQQMKQTGAAYIWIVLALVIVKAWNLFVAWEKSFLTDQNIQRADWFIRFILNGLFVYFLVERTSVMFIGGIILLMVLYLAIMHQMVKGKPLNWEYLISEEGKKMMLLYRIANMFVDVPALKERVSRRKWLDFILSIIGEKRTYLYLYTRTFLRSGNYFGLYVRLLALGGVILYFIPFLYGRFIVSFIFLYLIGYQLLTLWKHHRMKIWLDLYPVGGEEKKKDFLVLLNAILIIGSVVFTVIFALATKDFMMTGILLVVSIVFSIGFVYQYGAKRIELLN from the coding sequence ATGAATAGCACAGCATTATGGAAAGAACGATTTCGTCACTTTCTACAAGAAGTTCGTACATATAGTAAATACGTATTTAATGATCATTTAAAATTTATTTTCGTATTCATCATCGGCGCAGGAGCGTATTATTACCAGCAATGGTTACAAACGTTAACACCTTTGTTTCCAACTGGGCTCGTTATGGCAGTGTTACTTGGACTCGTATTAACAGCCGGATCAATCCAAACATTATTAAAAGAAGCAGATCTCGTTTACTTACTGCCAGTTGAAGAAAAGTTAAAACCTTACTTTACAAAGGCATTTCTCTTTACGTTTATGATTCAGTTATACATAATCGCAATCGTAGCAGCAGCGCTTGCCCCGTTATACTTCCAGCAAATGAAGCAAACAGGAGCAGCTTACATATGGATTGTACTCGCGCTTGTCATTGTAAAAGCGTGGAATTTATTCGTCGCGTGGGAAAAATCATTTTTAACCGATCAAAATATACAAAGAGCTGATTGGTTCATTCGTTTTATTTTAAACGGCTTATTTGTGTACTTCCTTGTAGAACGTACTTCCGTTATGTTTATTGGCGGAATCATCCTTCTCATGGTATTATACCTCGCTATCATGCATCAAATGGTGAAGGGAAAGCCGCTAAACTGGGAGTATTTAATTTCTGAAGAGGGTAAGAAAATGATGCTGCTGTATCGCATCGCGAACATGTTCGTTGACGTACCAGCATTAAAAGAAAGAGTATCTCGCCGAAAATGGCTGGATTTCATTCTTTCAATAATCGGTGAAAAGCGTACATATCTATACTTATATACGAGAACATTTTTACGATCTGGTAACTATTTCGGCTTGTATGTGCGCCTGCTCGCTCTTGGCGGAGTTATTCTTTACTTTATTCCGTTTTTATACGGACGATTTATCGTAAGCTTTATCTTCCTATACTTAATCGGTTATCAGCTATTAACTTTATGGAAGCATCACCGCATGAAGATTTGGCTTGATTTGTATCCGGTCGGGGGAGAAGAGAAGAAGAAAGATTTTCTTGTCTTATTAAATGCGATCCTTATTATCGGCAGCGTTGTATTTACAGTTATATTCGCCCTTGCGACGAAAGATTTCATGATGACGGGAATTTTATTAGTCGTAAGCATAGTATTTAGTATCGGTTTCGTTTATCAATACGGGGCGAAACGTATTGAGCTTTTAAATTGA
- a CDS encoding HIT family protein, with the protein MNHTADNCIFCKIIDGQIPCSKVYEDEHVLAFLDISQVTKGHTLVIPKVHKQDIFALTPEIASHIFSVVPKIANAIKAEFNPVGFNLLNNNGEKAGQTVFHFHLHLIPRYGENDGFGAVWKSHQNEYTMENLQNIASTIANSVK; encoded by the coding sequence ATGAACCATACAGCGGACAATTGTATTTTTTGTAAAATTATTGACGGGCAAATCCCTTGCTCAAAAGTATACGAAGATGAACATGTGCTTGCATTTTTAGATATTAGTCAAGTAACAAAAGGACATACTCTTGTTATTCCAAAAGTTCACAAACAAGACATTTTTGCGTTAACGCCAGAAATCGCATCACACATTTTTTCTGTCGTTCCGAAAATCGCAAATGCGATTAAAGCAGAGTTTAATCCAGTTGGCTTTAACCTACTTAACAATAACGGTGAAAAAGCTGGACAAACTGTGTTCCACTTCCACCTTCATTTAATTCCACGCTACGGTGAAAACGATGGTTTCGGTGCTGTTTGGAAATCACATCAAAATGAATACACAATGGAAAATTTACAAAACATCGCAAGTACAATTGCAAATAGTGTGAAATAA
- a CDS encoding YtxH domain-containing protein, whose protein sequence is MSKAKSFITGVICGGAVAGLAVLFSTPSSGKAMRGKLKEKGNDMKKTLADITADTKLLKRQIVETASEGKEVFQELKDDMHDTLSNWKQDISQNKRHIEKEILDIQKSIEKLQEAVPEKA, encoded by the coding sequence ATGTCAAAAGCTAAATCCTTTATTACAGGTGTCATTTGCGGCGGAGCAGTTGCTGGATTAGCCGTTCTTTTCTCTACTCCTTCTTCTGGTAAAGCTATGCGCGGTAAGCTGAAAGAAAAAGGAAATGATATGAAAAAGACTTTAGCTGATATTACAGCTGATACAAAATTATTAAAACGGCAAATCGTTGAAACTGCTTCAGAAGGTAAAGAAGTGTTTCAAGAATTAAAAGACGATATGCACGATACGCTTTCTAACTGGAAGCAAGATATTTCTCAAAACAAGCGCCATATTGAGAAAGAGATTTTGGACATTCAAAAATCAATTGAGAAACTACAAGAAGCTGTTCCAGAAAAAGCGTAA
- a CDS encoding DUF1878 family protein gives MDVVRRLEQAEYYVDLLFKMIDEEKCPFYSLIIKKKARKKDIERILHLCEILNEQYIVEKAEGLLLFDALLDQFEKALPHQLEVHETAEALAKQGLFKPLMNEFLSMIAKK, from the coding sequence ATGGACGTTGTTAGAAGATTAGAACAAGCTGAATACTACGTAGACCTACTATTTAAAATGATTGATGAAGAAAAGTGTCCATTTTATTCTTTAATCATAAAGAAAAAAGCTCGCAAAAAAGATATTGAACGTATACTACATCTTTGTGAAATACTGAACGAGCAATATATAGTGGAGAAAGCAGAAGGGCTTCTTTTGTTCGATGCGCTGTTAGATCAATTTGAAAAAGCGCTTCCACATCAGCTCGAAGTACACGAAACTGCGGAAGCGCTAGCAAAACAAGGTTTATTTAAGCCGCTTATGAATGAATTCTTAAGCATGATTGCGAAAAAATAA
- a CDS encoding HTH-type transcriptional regulator Hpr, which produces MKSGEKDYSVKEAMIFSQRIAQLSKALWKCVEKDWQQWIKPYDLNINEHHILTIAYHLKGASISEIAKFGVMHVSTAFNFSKKLEERGYLVFSKKEDDKRNTYIEITDKGEELLLRLMEEYDPENNSVFNGALALRNFYGKFPENIELIAILRNIYGQDFIDIFEKSLEDIEENFTESDQKLVKK; this is translated from the coding sequence ATGAAAAGTGGAGAAAAAGATTACTCGGTAAAAGAAGCGATGATTTTCAGCCAACGCATTGCTCAATTATCGAAAGCGTTATGGAAATGTGTAGAGAAAGATTGGCAACAGTGGATTAAGCCTTACGATTTAAACATTAATGAACATCATATTTTAACAATCGCTTATCATTTAAAAGGGGCTTCTATTTCTGAGATTGCTAAGTTTGGAGTTATGCACGTATCAACGGCATTTAACTTCTCGAAAAAGCTGGAAGAACGCGGCTATCTTGTATTCTCGAAAAAAGAAGATGATAAACGAAATACGTACATTGAAATTACAGACAAAGGGGAAGAATTACTACTTCGCTTAATGGAGGAGTATGATCCTGAAAATAATTCAGTGTTTAATGGGGCTCTTGCACTTCGTAATTTTTATGGGAAGTTCCCAGAAAATATCGAACTTATCGCTATCTTGCGTAACATTTACGGACAAGACTTCATCGATATTTTTGAGAAATCATTAGAAGATATTGAAGAGAACTTTACAGAATCCGATCAGAAGTTAGTTAAGAAATAA
- a CDS encoding YjcZ family sporulation protein, which produces MGVCRIYRKEEGMGMNSQLILLLVLFILLVIVGIICL; this is translated from the coding sequence TTGGGCGTATGTCGCATATACAGAAAAGAGGAGGGGATGGGGATGAATTCTCAACTTATTTTATTACTTGTACTGTTTATTTTATTGGTTATAGTAGGTATAATTTGCTTATAG
- the ecsA gene encoding ABC transporter ATP-binding protein EcsA: MSELLRVENVTGGYTKRPVLKDVSFSVDKGELVGLIGLNGAGKSTTIKHIIGLMEPKKGTVTINGKTIRDDMTAYRSSFSFIPETPVLYDELTLEEHLKLTAMAYGVDEKQYEERVGQLLQEFRMKNRLKWFPSHFSKGMKQKVMIMSAFLVEPSLYIVDEPFVGLDPLAIQSLLQMMDQMKKSGAGILMSTHILATAERYCDSFIILHQGEVRAKGTLSELQSDFNMPGATLDDIYIALTKEEDYE; this comes from the coding sequence ATGAGCGAGTTATTGCGTGTAGAAAATGTTACAGGAGGATATACGAAACGACCTGTACTAAAAGATGTTTCGTTCTCTGTGGATAAAGGTGAACTTGTCGGCTTAATCGGTTTAAATGGGGCGGGTAAAAGTACGACGATTAAACATATTATCGGTTTAATGGAACCGAAAAAAGGAACTGTCACAATTAATGGGAAAACAATTCGTGATGATATGACAGCGTATCGTTCTAGTTTTTCGTTCATCCCAGAAACACCAGTATTATATGATGAGCTAACGCTAGAAGAGCATTTGAAGTTAACAGCGATGGCGTACGGTGTTGATGAAAAACAATATGAAGAACGTGTAGGACAACTATTACAAGAATTTCGCATGAAAAATCGTTTAAAATGGTTCCCATCTCATTTCTCAAAAGGGATGAAACAAAAAGTAATGATTATGAGTGCATTTTTAGTGGAACCATCTCTGTACATTGTGGACGAACCTTTCGTTGGGCTTGATCCGTTAGCGATTCAATCACTACTTCAAATGATGGATCAAATGAAAAAGAGTGGTGCAGGAATCTTAATGAGTACACATATTTTAGCGACGGCAGAGCGTTATTGTGACTCATTCATTATTCTGCATCAAGGCGAAGTAAGAGCGAAGGGAACATTATCTGAGCTGCAATCCGATTTTAATATGCCAGGTGCAACGCTAGATGATATTTATATTGCATTAACGAAGGAAGAAGATTATGAATAG